A region of the Primulina eburnea isolate SZY01 chromosome 7, ASM2296580v1, whole genome shotgun sequence genome:
AAAACATTTCCATGGTGGGATAATGTTAAAATGACACATGAGAAAGTTTATGAGttgaggaaaaaaaatattttataatcgTTACAATTTTTCTAAGTTGAAAAgggtattttcataaaatcaatTGGTGTCACAATATCACACCAAATCCTTTTATTATAAGGTCATATCGCTTAAAGGAAGATACTACCGACATCAATCGTTACTGGCTGCAGGGGTGGGTAGTAACCCTTCTTTTATATGGCGGTCGCTCCAATGGGGTAAAGACTTATTGGCGAGTGGCTTGATATGGAGAGTCGGGGATGGGAAATCTATACAAATCtttgatgatttatggattCCAACTATGCAATCCAAGATCAGTAGACCAGTGATTCCGTGGGAGATTGACACTACCGTGGATGTGATAATAAAGGATGGTAAGTGGGATGAGTACTTAATTACTGCGCGCTAATTTTAATCCATATGTTGCAGGGGAGATACTCAAGATCCCATTACCAACATCAGGGAGGAGTGACTCTATACTTTGGCGGTATGAGGCCAAGGGACAGTACATAGTGCGGGATGGCTGCCGACTACAGCGGGGATTGTTCTCTCCCCCTGAACATCAGGTGACATATTCCCTGAACTCTTGGTGGGCTTTCATATGGAGTCTTTCTATTCCGCCGAAGAGTCGCCTGTTTTGGTGGAGTATTTCTCATGATTGTATCCCTACGAACCAGAATCTAATGCGGCATCACGTACCGGTGAGTGGGTCTTGCATTCTATGTAACTCATCTATGGATTCCACTTTTCATAGCTTAATCTTCTGTCTTGCCATTAAACATCTTTGGAGAAACAATACATTTGAGCATGTTGTAAGAATGgcgagacataccaatactttAGAAATTTGCTTGTGGTTGAAAGAGAATCAACCTAAAGCTGTGTTTGAGGAAATGGCAATTCATGCGTGGGCCATTTGGAAGGAAAAACAGAGTTTCTTGCATGGGGATAGAAGGAAATCGATGGCTGACATTATTACTTGGAGTGCTGCCATGATAGAAGATTTTAGAAAAGCTCGTTTGAAGGAAGGGATAACCTGCCCCGTCGAGAGGAGAAACAAGGAAGGGTCTTGGGAGCCTCCTAGACCTAGTGCTCTCAAACTCAATGTTGATGCATCAGTGAACGAGGAAAGGCACATGTATAGTGTTGGGGGAGTAGTACGAGATTCTCAAGGCCGGTTGTTGTTAGCCTTTGGAAAACAAATAAATCAACCGATTACTGTAGTTCACAGGGAACTTCTGGCCATCCGAGAGGGTATCAAGCTCTTATACGAGAAAGGTTTTCAAGATGTCCAAATAGCTTCAGACTCCCTTTTGGTCGTACAAGCAGTAACTACCAAATGGTGAATTTCCTTTGTGGTTAGTTCAGCTTGTAACAAATGATTTGATGCAATAAAGTTGTGAGCTTTCGGAAAAAAAGGGCTACGGCGATTGGAAGTGGATGCTGCGGTTAATGAGACTAATGACAATTACTCAATCGGTGGAGTGGTGCGAGATCATGACGGCCACATATTGATAGCCTTCGGGAGATTAATATCCAAGCCCTTATCGGTGGTCCATGGGGAATTGATGGCTATTCGCGAAGGATTACGGGTGATACAAGAACGAGATTTGCAGATACATGATATCACAACGGATTCTCTGCTGGCGGTGCAAGCAGTCACCAACCCAGCTGAGGATCTTAGTTATACAGGTGCAATAGCAATGGATATCCAGAGATTATTGGATGGACAAAATAGAATCACTTTGAGCCATGTTCGTCGATCGACGAATGTTGTTGCACACAACCTTGCCTCTTTAGCTATTTCTTCTCAATCCCCTTTTGTGTGGGGTCCTGGGAATTTTCCTTCTTGGTTGGTGGATCTTGTAATGGAGGATCTTATTTCTTCATAATAAAGTTACAAGTTTTaccgtcaaaaaaaaaaaaaaaaaattactattCAACCCTCTTGGTTAATTAATAGTATAAATATTAACGACCCGAAACACACATAGTtgacaaaatttttaaatcgaaattttttatttaattacaatattttacaaaattaaatatgatatGTGATTTAATAAGATGATATTTTTACATTATAAAATGTGAAAATTGAAATAAATAAGTTTTGACATTAAGAAAAAATAGTTCACCAAAATTAATTACTATCCAACCGTCATACTTTATTAATAGCGTAGATATGTATTTTAGAGTAAAATGtgtggacaaaaacttgtgtgagacgatctcacgaatcgtattttgtgaaacggatctcttatttgagttgtcaataaaaaaatattactttttatggtaacaatattactttttattgtaaatatcgtaGGATTGACGcgtttcatagataaagattcgtgagattgtCTCAACCTACTCAAATGTGTTCCGACAGATTTGGTATTAAAAAAAGATTTCATCAAAGTTAGTTAATATTCAATCGTTTTGGTTTATTAATAGCAAAAattggtaaaaaaaataaaataaaaaaaaacagaaatatGTCATGATCATATcgttgcatgattttatattttaGTCATTCAAATTTATATTCCATTATTACTCTGAAAAATACCTTCAATAtgttcaacaaaattttcaaaataatgcCGAGGATACAGATGACATGAAgaaatatcataaattaaaaattagttaCTCAATTTCACTCGAAcatgttatatatattaaaaaacgaTTATATAAACACGCAACGCGtccaaataatttattttgcattttcaatttgtttgttagtttttttcttcttttgaaaATAAAGTTTCAAATTTCTATGAATCTAGAAGTTTAGTAAGTGCAGAGAGAGTATACACGTGCGGAAGACAACTGAAAATTGGAAAACCCCAAAATATGGCTTACCACCTCTCTAGTTTTAACCTTTTTGCCCAACTCAAATCCTCCTAGTCTCCCTCTCCAAAGGGCGCGCACTCATTTCACATTCAATGCGTCTCGTCTTGCTCTGTATATAAATCTCTTCTAGGGTTCCTCAAACAGCAAGAGGGGATTGTGAATTCTTGAAACAACTCTTTGTTTATCTTCTCGTGTTTGTTTCTGAGCGCCGTCTCAGAAGAATTGCCaccttctaatttttctttaatcTTCTTATGGTGCAATTCAtttcttcttttatttttgCTCTTTTTTTTGGGTCACTTCTCGGCATTTGCTGAAATTGGTGCTTTTACCGGGAACTTCTTGGTAATTATTTCGTAAAGATCAAATCTTTATTGATTTTACGTGTTTGAGAGGGTGGAGTGgctttgtttttgttttggCTGGGGGGTTGGTTTAAGGGGTTTGGGGTTCTTTTTTGTGCTGTGATACATTGATTAATGGATGTGTATAACTGTTTTGTCCAGTGTAAAGGGTTGGTGAAGGGGGGAACAACTGCTAAGGTGGAATGAACAGTGTATTCAGTGAAGAGATTCTTGCTGACAAGCTTTCGAAGCTTAACAGCACTCAGCAATGCATAGAAAGTATCTTATCTTCTACTTTTTACTTGGTTATGCCTTTGATTAATGTTTTGGTTTCTTATCATAAGTTGGTTTACTTAAATTTGTAAATTTGGAAACTGTAATACTTCAATGCTCAAAGTCGGTTAGGCAGTTTAATAATTAAGTGTAGAGAAGTTGTCCTCGGTTTGAAACTGATCTTTCATAGACATCTTTACTTTCTTGTTATGGTTTCTATGCTTTCATTGCGCTACGGTTGTGTTTATTTTTCTGATCAGGGGGGCAGGCAAAGAAAGTCTTTTTTTTCATGTTAGTTTGATCTTTATTTAGTCTTGAATTTAACGTCTATAACGGTTACTTATCTGCTGAAACAAATATGTTTGGTAGCCTTTTATTGTAATGTTAATTCATTTTGTTTGATTTCCATGATTTTCAGTTGACTAATTTCCGTTAAATTATATAAATGTTTTACACGTGTTCGTGATCATATCATGAACCACTGTCGTTGGATACTTGTCCATTTTTCCTTGAATTTCGGTGCTTTACTATTCCATACATTGATTAAATGATCAAACCTTACGTTTTActtgaatttttaatttatcCATTTTTAACTTACTTTTGCTGAAGTTGTTTTTGTACAATTGATGGTATGCATCATGGCATGGAGAATGTGTCAAATGCTAGGAACTGCAATAGTATAAATTGGGAGTTGGTAACGATTATATAACATCTACAAATCTGTTTTCTCTGTAGTTTTCTTATTGTATGGAGGTTGCAGAGTTTAAGGATGTTTATTCATGAATTGtgggttttttttttgataagaaacatAATTCATGAATTGTGGTTCAAGATACTTGTCTATGTTTTTCTCTTGTGATGGCAAGCCTCATCAtacatatatgtgtgtgtgtgtgtggattTTTATATATAGAAGTTCTTCATATTAATTACTTTTGGGCAATTTGATCATTAACTCTTAACATTCTTTTGTATAGCTTGCATTTATTTATTGTCCATTTGTAGTTTTATCCGCTTTATTGTAATTATGacgataaaaaaatttcataaacagatACACTTGTAGTTGTCACATGATATTGTTTTGTGGACGTTTTGTGTAGGTACTTTTTGGAGTTCCTCCTTCCAGGGAACGATTACCTCATGACATAAGCactgttttatttctgaaaaatttcTTACCCTACTTATTTTCCTTAATCTACAGCATTGTCTCACTGGTGCATCTTTCATCGTGGCAAAGCGGAACAGGTTGTTGCGACATGGAATAAACAGTTTCATAGTTCAGAAATGGCTCAAAAAGTTCCTCTTCTGTACCTTGCAAATGACATTCTGCAGAACAGCAAGCGAAAAGGGACTGAATTTGTTACTGAGTTTTGGAAGTTTCTTCCTTCAGCAATCAAAGACGTTGAAAACAAAGGCGACGATCGTGGCAAGAATGTGGTATCCCGATTGGTGAGTTCATTCTCAGGAGGATGTCACTATTATATGTCTAAGTCTCTCAACCCTCATTGAACTTAACCTGATTTTTTTTCCTGTAATAATTTGTTATAAGGAATTGTTTACAAGTGTATTTAGGCcttcaaatttttaaataacGGCTATATCATGTTCTAAGGTCAATCTAATGAGTCTTGATAGGCAAACATGACACAATATATTATAGGCAAACATGACACAATATATTTGCATTTGTTTATTTGAAATTTCTCATCTGATTATGTCCGTTTATAAAAGGTTGGCATATGGGAAGAAAGGAGAGTCTTTGGTTCCCGAGCTCAAAATCTTAGAGACGCAATGCTTGGTGTGAAATTGCCTCCATCATTGGAGCTTGGGAAAAAGCGTTCTCGTTCTGTCCGAATAGTTAAAAGGGATTCACGGTCTATAAGAACCGtaagttttatttgatattGTTCTTATGCATTTTTATGCTGGTCTTTGTGGCATTTATTTATCTAATACCAGTGACCT
Encoded here:
- the LOC140837465 gene encoding uncharacterized protein, which gives rise to MQSKISRPVIPWEIDTTVDVIIKDGEILKIPLPTSGRSDSILWRYEAKGQYIVRDGCRLQRGLFSPPEHQVTYSLNSWWAFIWSLSIPPKSRLFWWSISHDCIPTNQNLMRHHVPVSGSCILCNSSMDSTFHSLIFCLAIKHLWRNNTFEHVVRMARHTNTLEICLWLKENQPKAVFEEMAIHAWAIWKEKQSFLHGDRRKSMADIITWSAAMIEDFRKARLKEGITCPVERRNKEGSWEPPRPSALKLNVDASVNEERHMYSVGGVVRDSQGRLLLAFGKQINQPITVVHRELLAIREGIKLLYEKGLRRLEVDAAVNETNDNYSIGGVVRDHDGHILIAFGRLISKPLSVVHGELMAIREGLRVIQERDLQIHDITTDSLLAVQAVTNPAEDLSYTGAIAMDIQRLLDGQNRITLSHVRRSTNVVAHNLASLAISSQSPFVWGPGNFPSWLVDLVMEDLISS